The following proteins come from a genomic window of Micromonospora echinofusca:
- a CDS encoding ABC transporter permease yields MGHRFGRWLADRWVMGVALLVLGYLLLPIAVVAALSFNRPSSRLSYDFAEFTLDNWRNPCATSDMCDAVVRSVQIGFVATVLATVLGTLMAFALARHRFRGRDGINVLIFLPMATPELVMGTSLLALFVSAGVPQGFWTVVVAHVMFCLSFVVVTVKARLAGMDSRLEEAAMDLYASEWQTFRRITLPLALPGIVAAALLAFSLSFDDFIVTNFNAGTTVTFPMYVWGAAQRGIPPQVNVIGTAMFAVALLLVLAGTLRGRRARRAPRRA; encoded by the coding sequence GTGGGACACCGTTTCGGACGCTGGCTGGCCGACCGGTGGGTCATGGGCGTGGCCCTGCTGGTGCTCGGCTATCTGCTCCTGCCGATCGCCGTGGTCGCCGCCCTCTCCTTCAACCGCCCCTCCAGCCGCCTGTCGTACGACTTCGCCGAGTTCACCCTCGACAACTGGCGCAACCCGTGTGCCACCTCCGACATGTGCGACGCGGTGGTGCGCAGCGTCCAGATCGGCTTCGTCGCCACCGTGCTCGCCACGGTGCTGGGCACCCTGATGGCGTTCGCGCTGGCGCGGCACCGGTTCCGCGGCCGCGACGGGATCAACGTGCTGATCTTCCTGCCGATGGCCACCCCCGAACTGGTGATGGGCACCTCGCTGCTGGCCCTCTTCGTCTCCGCCGGGGTGCCGCAGGGCTTCTGGACCGTCGTCGTCGCGCACGTGATGTTCTGCCTGTCGTTCGTGGTGGTCACCGTCAAGGCACGGCTGGCCGGGATGGACTCCCGGCTGGAGGAGGCCGCGATGGACCTCTACGCGAGCGAGTGGCAGACCTTCCGGCGGATCACCCTGCCGCTGGCGCTGCCCGGCATCGTGGCCGCCGCGCTGCTGGCGTTCTCGCTCTCCTTCGACGACTTCATCGTGACGAACTTCAACGCCGGCACCACCGTCACGTTCCCCATGTACGTCTGGGGTGCCGCCCAGCGGGGCATCCCGCCGCAGGTCAACGTCATCGGCACCGCCATGTTCGCGGTCGCGCTGCTGCTGGTGCTGGCCGGCACCCTACGGGGGCGGCGGGCGAGAAGGGCCCCTCGCCGCGCGTGA
- a CDS encoding ABC transporter permease, whose amino-acid sequence MSAPARLPTVAGEPAPPRRPGRRGLLPYLLLLPAAAWLVLFFAVPLVQLAAASLYDPAGSLATGYAMGWAFANYPDALAAYWPQFGRSFGYAGAALVLALLVGYPLAYAIAQKAGRWKNLLLVCVVAPMFTSFLVRTLAWKTILSDNGWLVGLLRDVHLLGADGRLLATPVAVVLGLTYNFLPFLVLPLYASLERLDPRLLEAAGDLYAGPWRTFRRVTLPLSTPGLVAGTLLFFIPASGDYINAELLGTPNEYMIGNVIDSAFLVRLDYPQGAALSFLLMAAILAVVFGYLRRTGTQEVL is encoded by the coding sequence GTGAGCGCCCCGGCGCGGCTGCCCACCGTAGCCGGCGAGCCGGCGCCGCCCCGCCGGCCCGGACGGCGGGGGCTCCTGCCGTACCTGCTGCTGTTGCCCGCGGCGGCGTGGCTGGTGCTCTTCTTCGCGGTGCCGCTGGTGCAGCTCGCCGCCGCCAGCCTCTACGACCCCGCCGGCTCGCTCGCCACCGGGTACGCGATGGGCTGGGCGTTCGCCAACTACCCCGACGCGCTGGCCGCGTACTGGCCGCAGTTCGGGCGCTCCTTCGGCTACGCGGGCGCCGCCCTGGTGCTGGCGCTGCTGGTCGGCTACCCGCTCGCGTACGCCATCGCGCAGAAGGCCGGCCGGTGGAAGAACCTGCTGCTGGTCTGCGTGGTCGCGCCGATGTTCACCAGCTTCCTGGTGCGCACGCTGGCGTGGAAGACCATCCTGTCGGACAACGGCTGGCTCGTCGGGCTGCTGCGCGACGTACACCTGCTCGGCGCCGACGGCCGGCTGCTGGCCACCCCCGTCGCGGTGGTGCTCGGCCTGACGTACAACTTCCTGCCCTTCCTGGTGCTGCCGCTGTACGCGAGCCTGGAGCGGCTCGACCCCCGGCTGCTGGAGGCGGCCGGCGACCTCTACGCCGGCCCGTGGCGGACCTTCCGGCGGGTCACGCTGCCGCTGTCGACGCCCGGCCTGGTCGCCGGCACGCTGCTGTTCTTCATCCCGGCCAGCGGCGACTACATCAACGCCGAACTGCTCGGCACCCCCAACGAATACATGATCGGCAACGTCATCGACTCGGCGTTCCTGGTCCGGCTGGACTACCCGCAGGGCGCGGCGCTGTCGTTCCTGCTGATGGCGGCGATCCTCGCGGTGGTCTTCGGCTACCTGCGCCGGACCGGCACGCAGGAGGTGCTCTGA
- a CDS encoding ABC transporter ATP-binding protein: protein MGGTTAARGGPAGDLRLADLTKRFGAVTAVDDLSLTVAQGAYFALLGPSGCGKTTTLRMIAGLEEPTGGQVLLGERDVTRLRPHKRPVNTVFQSYALFPHLDVFENVAFGLRRRGIRSVDDEVMGMLALVQLDDHGHRRPAQLSGGQQQRVALARALVNRPQVLLLDEPLGALDLTLRRRMQLELKRIQTEVGITFVHVTHDQEEAMTLADTVAVMNAGRIEQLGAPADLYEYPATAFVANFLGRSNLLAGEAAGAGGGEVSVSAHGRRFSVPAGRARVERGPVHLGVRPEKLHLVDSADQVPVGCQHVTGIVTDASYVGVSTQYLLRTGWGGELSAFVANTGTARPVPVGAEAVAYWDPRHAFLLPREAGEQDRGAPVRDEPVGASP, encoded by the coding sequence ATGGGTGGGACGACTGCGGCGCGCGGGGGTCCGGCCGGCGACCTGCGGCTGGCCGACCTCACCAAGCGGTTCGGTGCCGTCACGGCGGTGGACGACCTCAGCCTGACCGTCGCGCAGGGCGCGTACTTCGCCCTGCTCGGCCCGTCCGGCTGCGGCAAGACCACCACGCTGCGGATGATTGCCGGCCTGGAGGAGCCCACCGGCGGGCAGGTGCTGCTGGGCGAACGGGACGTCACCCGGCTGCGCCCGCACAAGCGGCCCGTCAACACCGTCTTCCAGAGCTACGCGCTCTTCCCACACCTGGACGTCTTCGAGAACGTCGCGTTCGGCCTGCGCCGGCGGGGCATCCGCTCCGTCGACGACGAGGTCATGGGCATGCTCGCGCTGGTGCAGCTCGACGACCACGGCCACCGCCGCCCCGCCCAGCTCTCCGGCGGGCAACAGCAGCGCGTCGCGCTGGCCCGCGCCCTGGTGAACCGCCCGCAGGTGCTGCTGCTCGACGAGCCGCTCGGCGCGCTGGACCTGACGCTGCGCCGGCGGATGCAGCTCGAACTCAAGCGGATCCAGACCGAGGTCGGCATCACGTTCGTGCACGTCACCCACGACCAGGAGGAGGCCATGACGCTGGCCGACACCGTCGCGGTGATGAACGCCGGGCGGATCGAGCAGCTCGGCGCCCCCGCCGACCTCTACGAGTACCCGGCGACGGCGTTCGTGGCGAACTTTCTCGGCCGGTCCAACCTGCTCGCCGGCGAGGCGGCCGGCGCGGGCGGCGGCGAGGTGTCGGTGTCGGCGCACGGCCGTCGCTTCTCGGTGCCCGCCGGCCGGGCCCGGGTCGAGCGGGGGCCGGTCCACCTGGGCGTACGCCCGGAGAAGCTGCACCTGGTCGACTCCGCCGACCAGGTCCCCGTCGGGTGCCAGCACGTCACCGGCATCGTCACCGACGCCTCCTACGTGGGGGTGAGCACCCAGTACCTGCTGCGTACCGGCTGGGGCGGCGAGCTGTCGGCCTTCGTGGCCAACACGGGCACCGCCCGGCCGGTGCCGGTGGGCGCTGAGGCGGTCGCGTACTGGGACCCGCGGCACGCCTTCCTGCTCCCCCGGGAGGCCGGCGAGCAGGATCGGGGCGCGCCCGTGCGGGACGAGCCGGTCGGCGCGTCCCCGTGA
- a CDS encoding polyamine ABC transporter substrate-binding protein, which translates to MRTPLRPLTRRGLLTGAFGSAALLAGGGSLAGCGTRAATRTEAGCVSEDLSGTEKTLTFSNWPQYMDVDDADTAKRPTLDAFVAKSGIQVTYTEDINDNNEFFGKVQNQLAGCQPTGRDIMVLSDWMSARMIRLGWVQKLDTSKLPNVEANLLPSLRGRSFDPEDQLAIPWQSGLAGLAYNGRVTREIRTVDELLTRPDLKGRVTALAEMRDTMGLLLQSNGHDPANFTGAQFDDALAKLKKAVAAGQIRRFTGNDYAPELARGDVAACIGWSGDAVQLGFDDDKIRFVVPDSGAMIWSDNVVVPNRASHRGNAERLVDHYYDPAIAARLAAFVNYICPVRGAQAEMEKIDPALAANPLIFPDDAMLARSKVFMALDEKQEREYEGKFQQVIGA; encoded by the coding sequence ATGCGAACTCCCCTCCGGCCCCTCACCCGGCGCGGGCTGCTGACCGGCGCGTTCGGCTCGGCGGCGCTGCTGGCGGGGGGCGGATCGCTGGCCGGCTGCGGCACCAGGGCCGCCACCCGGACGGAGGCCGGCTGCGTCAGCGAGGACCTGTCCGGCACCGAGAAGACGCTGACGTTCTCCAACTGGCCGCAGTACATGGACGTGGACGACGCCGACACCGCCAAGCGGCCCACCCTCGACGCGTTCGTCGCCAAGAGCGGCATCCAGGTCACCTACACCGAGGACATCAACGACAACAACGAGTTCTTCGGCAAGGTGCAGAACCAGCTCGCGGGATGCCAGCCCACCGGGCGGGACATCATGGTGCTCAGCGACTGGATGTCGGCGCGGATGATCCGGCTCGGCTGGGTCCAGAAGCTCGACACGTCGAAGCTGCCCAACGTCGAGGCCAACCTGCTGCCCTCGCTGCGCGGCCGGTCCTTCGACCCCGAGGACCAGCTCGCCATCCCGTGGCAGTCCGGCCTGGCCGGCCTCGCCTACAACGGCAGGGTGACCAGGGAGATCCGTACGGTCGACGAACTGCTCACCCGCCCCGACCTCAAGGGCAGGGTGACCGCGCTGGCCGAGATGCGCGACACCATGGGCCTGCTGCTCCAGTCGAACGGCCACGACCCGGCGAACTTCACCGGCGCCCAGTTCGACGACGCGCTCGCCAAACTGAAGAAGGCCGTCGCCGCCGGGCAGATCCGCCGGTTCACCGGCAACGACTACGCGCCGGAACTCGCCAGAGGCGACGTCGCCGCCTGCATCGGCTGGTCGGGCGACGCCGTCCAGCTCGGCTTCGACGACGACAAGATCCGATTCGTGGTACCCGACTCCGGTGCGATGATCTGGTCGGACAACGTGGTGGTGCCGAACAGGGCCAGCCACAGGGGCAACGCCGAGCGGCTCGTCGACCACTACTACGACCCGGCGATCGCCGCCCGGCTCGCCGCGTTCGTCAACTACATCTGCCCCGTGCGGGGCGCCCAGGCCGAGATGGAGAAGATCGACCCGGCGCTGGCCGCCAACCCGCTGATCTTCCCCGACGACGCCATGCTCGCCAGGTCCAAGGTCTTCATGGCGCTGGACGAGAAGCAGGAACGCGAGTACGAGGGCAAGTTCCAGCAGGTCATCGGGGCGTGA
- a CDS encoding helix-turn-helix domain-containing protein has protein sequence MNEALRVAMAEKGETAESLAEKVGVDPKTAGRWLASGRIPHPRTRLAVAEVLGRDAAELWPEPFRRRDLPWFRPWAELEQDAITIRSYQPSLVPGLLQTEAYARAVLATGGLLPAAEVDEIVGGRLARQAILARDAPPQLVAVIDEVVLRRRVGDRAVMAGQLAHLLAVAAQEHVQVRVIPAEAPWHTGLAGPFVLIRLPDGAETAYVDNQLRGQVVTESADIASLGARWESVAGEALPRGRSIELIREVATAWT, from the coding sequence GTGAACGAGGCACTGCGGGTGGCGATGGCCGAGAAGGGGGAGACGGCCGAGTCGCTGGCGGAGAAGGTGGGCGTCGACCCGAAGACGGCGGGGCGGTGGCTCGCCTCGGGCCGGATCCCGCATCCCAGGACCCGGCTCGCCGTCGCCGAGGTCCTCGGGCGCGACGCCGCCGAGCTGTGGCCCGAGCCGTTCCGCCGCCGCGACCTGCCGTGGTTCCGGCCGTGGGCCGAGCTGGAGCAGGACGCCATCACCATCCGGTCGTACCAGCCCTCGCTCGTACCGGGCCTGCTCCAGACGGAGGCGTACGCCCGCGCGGTGCTTGCGACCGGCGGCCTGCTGCCGGCGGCCGAGGTGGACGAGATCGTGGGCGGCCGGCTGGCCCGCCAGGCGATCCTCGCCCGGGACGCCCCGCCCCAGCTCGTCGCCGTGATCGACGAGGTGGTGCTGCGTCGGCGGGTGGGGGACCGGGCGGTGATGGCCGGGCAGTTGGCCCACCTGCTGGCGGTCGCCGCGCAGGAGCACGTGCAGGTCCGGGTGATCCCCGCCGAGGCACCGTGGCACACCGGCCTCGCCGGGCCGTTCGTGCTGATCCGGCTGCCCGACGGCGCCGAGACGGCCTATGTGGACAACCAACTTCGCGGTCAGGTCGTGACGGAGAGTGCCGACATTGCTAGCCTGGGCGCGAGATGGGAGAGCGTCGCGGGCGAGGCACTGCCGCGCGGCCGGTCGATCGAGCTGATCAGGGAGGTGGCGACGGCATGGACGTGA
- a CDS encoding DUF3499 domain-containing protein, producing the protein MRSPRRCSRNGCPRQAVATLTYVYNESTAVVGPLAAFAEPHTYDLCEPHARSLTAPRGWDVVRHEGEFEPPPPTTDDLVALAEAVREAARPVAPRPPEDDQATNSTPQTGRRGHLRVIPPNH; encoded by the coding sequence GTGAGGTCACCACGGCGCTGCTCCCGTAATGGCTGCCCCCGGCAAGCGGTCGCCACGCTGACCTATGTCTACAACGAGTCGACAGCGGTAGTCGGCCCGTTGGCGGCGTTCGCCGAGCCGCACACGTACGACCTCTGTGAACCGCACGCCCGGAGCCTGACGGCGCCGCGCGGCTGGGACGTCGTCCGGCACGAGGGCGAGTTCGAGCCTCCGCCGCCCACCACCGACGACCTGGTCGCCCTCGCCGAGGCCGTCCGCGAGGCCGCCCGCCCGGTGGCCCCGCGCCCGCCCGAGGACGACCAGGCCACCAACTCGACCCCCCAGACGGGCCGCCGGGGTCACCTGCGCGTCATCCCCCCGAACCACTGA
- a CDS encoding metallopeptidase family protein: protein MTSPEHRRPGPGRRAHRDRHGRGLRGRLVPATVPLARTKAEIFDDLVLDTVETLERRFAKELAGVEFAVEDVPPDLNVYDSDVLEDGEVPLARLLPGRPGRQEVPPRIVLYRRPLEFRAMDREDLADLVHDVIIEQVANLLGVDPDELA, encoded by the coding sequence ATGACGAGCCCGGAACACCGCCGCCCCGGCCCCGGCCGGCGCGCCCACCGCGACCGGCACGGCCGCGGTCTGCGCGGGCGGCTGGTGCCGGCGACGGTGCCGTTGGCGCGTACGAAGGCGGAGATCTTCGACGATCTGGTGCTGGACACCGTCGAGACCCTCGAACGGCGGTTCGCCAAGGAGTTGGCCGGCGTCGAGTTCGCGGTGGAGGACGTCCCGCCGGACCTCAACGTCTACGACTCCGACGTGCTGGAGGACGGCGAGGTGCCGCTCGCCCGGCTGCTGCCGGGCCGGCCGGGCCGACAGGAGGTGCCGCCGCGGATCGTGCTCTACCGCCGGCCGTTGGAGTTCCGTGCGATGGATCGCGAGGACCTCGCGGATCTCGTACACGACGTGATCATCGAACAGGTGGCCAATCTGCTCGGGGTGGACCCCGACGAGTTGGCCTGA
- a CDS encoding WhiB family transcriptional regulator, with protein MDGQLEVADLLGNAPEWQERALCSQTDPEAFFPEKGGSTREAKRICSRCEVKTECLEYALGHDERFGIWGGLSERERRKLKRRAA; from the coding sequence ATGGACGGCCAGCTTGAGGTGGCCGACCTGCTCGGAAACGCGCCGGAGTGGCAGGAGCGGGCGCTCTGCTCCCAAACCGATCCGGAGGCGTTCTTTCCCGAGAAGGGCGGCTCGACCCGCGAGGCGAAGCGGATCTGCTCGCGCTGCGAGGTGAAGACGGAATGCCTCGAATACGCTCTCGGCCACGACGAGCGATTCGGGATCTGGGGTGGGCTCTCGGAGCGGGAGCGGCGCAAGCTCAAGCGGCGGGCCGCCTGA
- a CDS encoding bifunctional FO biosynthesis protein CofGH, protein MVDRTVPGPTDASVRRALHRAATGRALDVDEAAALLAARGGALDELLDVAGAVRDAGLREAGRPGVVTYSKKVFIPLTRLCRDRCHYCTFATVPHRLPAAFLDRDEVLAIARAGAAQGCKEALFTLGDRPEERWPAARRWLDERGYDSTLDYLRACAVAVLEETGLLPHLNPGVLSWSELQRLKPVAPSMGMMLETTATRLWSEPGGPHFGSPDKEPAVRLRVLDDAGRVGVPFTTGILIGIGETPAERVDAIFAIRRAHREYGHLQEVIVQNFRAKPDTAMRGMPDAELHDLAATVAVTRVLLGPKARIQAPPNLIAGEYDLLLRAGIDDWGGVSPLTPDHVNPERPWPQIDELARHTEKSGFTLRERLTIYPEYVRAGDPWLDPRLLPHVGALADPATGLGVEDARPVGRPWQEPDETYGGRTDLHETIDTTGRTGDRRGDFDHVYGDWSEVAGKVTAGGGGGTDGDLRAGLRLAADDPAALLEPRHADAALALFAADGPALDELCRLADDVRRAAVGDDVTYVVNRNINFSNVCYVGCRFCAFAQRERDADAYRLSVEQVADRAEEAWAAGASEVCLQGGIDPKLPVTVYADLVRAIKARVPGMHVHAFSPMEIVTAAAKAGVSVREWLTGLREAGLDTIPGTAAEILDDDVRWVLTKGKLPAAAWVDVVGTAHELGIRSSSTMMYGHVDHPAQWLAHFRVLAGLQDRTGGFTEFVALPFVHTNAPIYLAGIARPGPTWRENRVVHAMARLLLHGRIDNIQCSWVKLGDEGTAVMLRGGCNDLGGTLMEETISRMAGSGNGSARTEEQLIAMAAAAGRPARRRTTAYGSPRP, encoded by the coding sequence ATGGTTGATCGCACCGTGCCCGGCCCGACCGACGCGAGCGTGCGGCGGGCACTGCACCGGGCCGCGACCGGGCGGGCGCTGGACGTCGACGAGGCCGCCGCGCTGCTGGCCGCCCGGGGCGGGGCGCTGGACGAACTGCTGGACGTGGCGGGCGCCGTGCGCGACGCCGGGCTGCGCGAGGCTGGGCGGCCGGGCGTGGTCACGTACTCGAAGAAGGTCTTCATTCCCCTGACCCGGCTGTGCCGGGACCGGTGCCACTACTGCACCTTCGCGACGGTGCCGCACCGGCTGCCGGCGGCCTTCCTCGACCGCGACGAGGTCCTCGCGATCGCCCGGGCGGGGGCGGCCCAGGGCTGCAAGGAGGCCCTCTTCACGCTCGGCGACCGGCCGGAGGAGCGCTGGCCGGCGGCCCGGCGGTGGCTGGACGAGCGCGGCTACGACTCCACGCTTGACTACCTGCGCGCCTGCGCGGTGGCGGTGCTGGAGGAGACCGGGCTGCTGCCGCACCTGAACCCGGGCGTGCTCTCCTGGTCGGAGTTGCAGCGGCTCAAGCCCGTCGCGCCCAGCATGGGGATGATGCTGGAGACCACGGCGACGCGGCTCTGGTCGGAGCCCGGCGGCCCGCACTTCGGCTCGCCGGACAAGGAGCCGGCGGTACGGCTCCGGGTGCTCGACGACGCGGGCCGGGTCGGGGTGCCGTTCACCACGGGCATCCTGATCGGCATCGGCGAGACCCCGGCCGAGCGGGTCGACGCGATCTTCGCGATCCGCCGGGCCCACCGCGAGTACGGCCACCTCCAGGAGGTGATCGTGCAGAACTTCCGCGCGAAGCCGGACACGGCGATGCGCGGCATGCCCGACGCCGAGCTGCACGACCTGGCCGCCACGGTGGCGGTGACCCGGGTGCTGCTCGGGCCGAAGGCCCGCATCCAGGCGCCGCCGAACCTCATCGCGGGCGAGTACGACCTGCTGCTGCGCGCCGGCATCGACGACTGGGGCGGGGTCTCCCCGCTGACCCCGGACCACGTCAACCCGGAACGCCCCTGGCCGCAGATCGACGAGCTGGCCCGACACACGGAGAAGTCGGGCTTCACGCTGCGCGAGCGGCTGACGATCTATCCCGAGTACGTGCGGGCCGGCGACCCGTGGCTCGACCCGCGCCTGCTGCCGCACGTCGGTGCGCTGGCCGACCCGGCGACGGGGCTGGGCGTCGAGGACGCCCGGCCGGTGGGCCGTCCCTGGCAGGAGCCCGACGAGACGTACGGCGGGCGGACCGACCTGCACGAGACCATCGACACCACCGGGCGGACCGGCGACCGGCGCGGCGACTTCGACCACGTCTACGGCGACTGGTCCGAGGTGGCCGGCAAGGTAACCGCCGGCGGCGGGGGCGGGACCGACGGCGACCTGCGGGCCGGGCTGCGGCTGGCGGCCGACGACCCGGCCGCGCTGCTGGAGCCGAGGCACGCCGACGCGGCGCTGGCGCTGTTCGCCGCCGACGGGCCGGCGCTGGACGAGCTGTGCCGGCTCGCCGACGACGTCCGCCGGGCGGCGGTCGGCGACGACGTGACGTACGTGGTCAACCGCAACATCAACTTCAGCAACGTCTGCTACGTCGGCTGCCGGTTCTGCGCCTTCGCCCAGCGGGAGCGCGACGCCGACGCGTACCGGCTCTCCGTGGAGCAGGTCGCCGACCGGGCCGAGGAGGCGTGGGCGGCCGGCGCCAGCGAGGTCTGCCTCCAAGGCGGGATCGACCCGAAGCTGCCGGTGACCGTCTACGCCGACCTGGTCCGGGCGATCAAGGCGCGGGTGCCGGGGATGCACGTGCACGCGTTCTCGCCGATGGAGATCGTCACCGCCGCCGCCAAGGCCGGCGTGTCGGTGCGGGAGTGGCTGACCGGGCTGCGCGAGGCCGGGCTGGACACCATCCCGGGCACCGCCGCCGAGATCCTCGACGACGACGTGCGCTGGGTGCTCACCAAGGGCAAGCTGCCGGCCGCCGCCTGGGTCGACGTGGTCGGCACGGCCCACGAGCTGGGCATCCGGTCCAGCTCCACCATGATGTACGGCCACGTGGACCACCCCGCGCAGTGGCTCGCGCACTTCCGGGTGCTAGCCGGGTTGCAGGACCGTACGGGCGGGTTCACCGAGTTCGTGGCGCTGCCGTTCGTGCACACCAACGCGCCGATCTACCTGGCCGGCATCGCCCGCCCGGGGCCGACGTGGCGGGAGAACCGCGTCGTGCACGCGATGGCCCGGCTGCTGCTGCACGGCCGGATCGACAACATCCAGTGCTCGTGGGTGAAGCTCGGCGACGAGGGCACGGCGGTGATGCTCCGGGGCGGCTGCAACGACCTGGGCGGCACGCTGATGGAGGAGACGATCTCCCGGATGGCCGGCTCCGGCAACGGCTCGGCGCGTACCGAGGAGCAGTTGATCGCGATGGCGGCGGCCGCCGGTCGACCGGCCCGCAGGCGCACGACGGCGTACGGCAGCCCCCGGCCATAG
- the cofD gene encoding 2-phospho-L-lactate transferase, with protein MRIVVLTGGIGGARFLVGVRAYAREVGADVTAVVNVGDDLLLHGLKVCPDLDSVMYTLGGGADPERGWGRVGESWTVKQELAAYGAEPTWFGLGDKDVATHLVRTTMVNAGYPLHAVTEALAERWQPGVRLLPATDDRLETHVVVELDGGQRAIHFQEWWVRHRGDVPTHRFVFVGAETARPAPGVLEAIAGADVVLIAPSNPVVSVAPILAVPGLREAVADGPAPVVGVSPIIGGAPVRGMADRCLAVLGVECSAAGVGRLYGGRPAGGLLDGWLVAEEDAGAVVPEVTVRAAPLRMTDEAATAAMVRAALELT; from the coding sequence ATGCGCATCGTGGTTCTGACGGGCGGCATCGGAGGCGCTCGCTTCCTGGTCGGCGTGCGGGCGTACGCCCGCGAGGTCGGCGCCGACGTGACCGCCGTGGTCAACGTCGGTGACGATCTGCTCCTGCACGGGCTCAAGGTCTGCCCCGACCTGGACAGCGTCATGTACACGCTGGGTGGCGGCGCCGACCCCGAGCGGGGCTGGGGGCGCGTCGGCGAGAGCTGGACGGTCAAGCAGGAACTCGCCGCGTACGGCGCCGAGCCCACCTGGTTCGGGCTCGGCGACAAGGACGTCGCCACCCACCTGGTGCGGACCACGATGGTCAACGCCGGCTACCCGCTGCACGCGGTCACCGAGGCCCTCGCCGAACGCTGGCAGCCCGGCGTACGCCTGCTGCCGGCGACCGACGACCGGCTGGAGACGCACGTGGTGGTGGAGCTCGACGGCGGCCAGCGGGCGATCCACTTCCAGGAGTGGTGGGTGCGCCACCGCGGTGACGTCCCCACCCACCGCTTCGTCTTCGTCGGCGCGGAGACCGCCCGGCCCGCGCCCGGCGTGCTGGAGGCGATCGCCGGGGCCGACGTGGTGCTGATCGCGCCGAGCAACCCGGTGGTGAGCGTCGCCCCGATCCTGGCCGTGCCCGGGCTGCGCGAGGCGGTCGCCGACGGTCCCGCCCCGGTGGTCGGCGTGTCGCCGATCATCGGCGGCGCACCGGTGCGCGGCATGGCCGACCGCTGCCTGGCGGTGCTGGGGGTGGAGTGCAGCGCGGCGGGCGTGGGGCGGCTCTACGGCGGCCGGCCGGCCGGCGGGCTGCTCGACGGCTGGCTGGTCGCCGAGGAGGACGCCGGCGCCGTGGTGCCGGAGGTGACGGTCCGCGCGGCGCCGCTGCGGATGACCGACGAGGCGGCGACGGCGGCCATGGTCCGCGCCGCGCTGGAGCTGACGTGA
- a CDS encoding coenzyme F420-0:L-glutamate ligase, whose amino-acid sequence MRLEILPVPGIGHVSEGDDLAALIATAAPWLRDGDVLVVTSKIVSKAEGRLVDVPADGPERLAARDDVLAAETARVVATRGATRIVQTHHGFVMASAGIDASNVDKTRLVLLPEDPDASARALRTALRERHGVDVAVIVSDTMGRPWRNGLTDVALGVAGMDAIRDHRGEVDPYGNELQLTQMAVVDELAGAGELIKGKCDQMPVAVVRGYLTAPRPDDGVGASALVRDASMDLFSLGTAEARAAGLAAAATLADGLNPTPPDPEAVRRAIGAVAGVVAPGTVFSLVGDEEARAGLTARVPGWPAEATTLVLGSPATPAGPADLVRFGADLQRFRTALAAEGVASLLLPPPPGTTASAALAL is encoded by the coding sequence GTGAGGCTGGAGATCCTGCCGGTGCCGGGCATCGGCCACGTGTCCGAGGGCGACGACCTGGCGGCCCTGATCGCCACCGCCGCGCCCTGGCTGCGCGACGGCGACGTGCTGGTGGTGACCAGCAAGATCGTCTCGAAGGCGGAAGGGCGCCTGGTCGACGTACCGGCGGACGGCCCGGAGCGGCTCGCCGCGCGGGACGACGTGCTGGCCGCCGAGACGGCACGGGTGGTGGCCACCCGGGGCGCCACCCGGATCGTGCAGACCCACCACGGCTTCGTGATGGCGTCGGCCGGCATCGACGCCTCGAACGTCGACAAGACCCGGCTCGTCCTGCTCCCCGAGGACCCGGACGCCTCGGCCCGGGCGCTGCGCACCGCCCTGCGCGAGCGCCACGGCGTGGACGTCGCGGTGATCGTCAGCGACACGATGGGCCGGCCCTGGCGCAACGGGCTGACCGACGTCGCGCTCGGTGTCGCCGGGATGGACGCGATCCGCGACCACCGGGGCGAGGTCGACCCGTACGGCAACGAGCTCCAGCTCACCCAGATGGCGGTGGTGGACGAGCTGGCCGGCGCGGGCGAACTGATCAAGGGCAAGTGCGACCAGATGCCGGTGGCGGTGGTACGCGGCTACCTCACCGCCCCCCGGCCGGACGACGGAGTCGGCGCGTCGGCGCTGGTCCGGGACGCCTCGATGGACCTGTTCTCGCTGGGCACCGCCGAGGCGAGGGCCGCCGGGCTGGCCGCCGCCGCCACCCTGGCGGACGGCCTCAACCCGACCCCGCCCGACCCGGAGGCCGTACGCCGGGCGATCGGCGCGGTCGCGGGGGTCGTCGCGCCCGGCACGGTCTTCAGCCTGGTCGGCGACGAGGAGGCTCGCGCCGGGCTGACCGCCCGGGTGCCCGGGTGGCCGGCGGAGGCGACGACGCTGGTGCTCGGTTCCCCGGCCACCCCGGCCGGCCCGGCCGATCTGGTCCGCTTCGGCGCCGACCTGCAACGTTTCCGCACCGCCCTGGCGGCCGAGGGCGTCGCCTCCCTGCTGCTGCCCCCACCCCCCGGCACCACCGCCAGCGCCGCCCTGGCCCTGTGA